The Vicia villosa cultivar HV-30 ecotype Madison, WI linkage group LG1, Vvil1.0, whole genome shotgun sequence genome includes a region encoding these proteins:
- the LOC131644404 gene encoding pentatricopeptide repeat-containing protein At4g02820, mitochondrial isoform X1 yields MSLRSIGKYLALARHFSTEAARRTTSTAGSGGTGGVDTLGRRLLSLVYPKRSAVIAINKWKEEGHTLPSKYQLNRMVRELRKNKRFKHALEVCEWMTLQKDIKLVEGDYAVHLDLITKVRGLNSAEKFFEDLPDKMRGQPTCTALLHAYVQNNLVDKAEALVSKMSECGYMRSPLPYNHMMSLYISKGKIDKVPKLFEELEVNTSPDVVTFNLLLTACASENDVETAERVMLQLKKAKVDPDWVTYSTLTNLYIRNASVKNDCLEKAASTLKEMEKRTWRKTRPAYSSLLSLHANMGNVDEVNRIWKKMKDCFRKMSDEEYICMISSLVKLGDFAGVENLYREWESVSGTNDVRVSNLLLTSYVDQGQMEMAENFCNQLVEKGVCLTYTTWELLTRGYLKKSDVKKFLFYFRKAISSVNTWIPDPILVQEAFTVMEKQVHIEGAEQLLVILRNAGHVNTNIYNLFLKTYAAAGKMPLIVAERMKKDNVLPDEETHRLLDLTGKMCVSDVSGVLS; encoded by the exons ATGTCGCTTCGTTCCATCGGAAAATATCTCGCACTCGCTCGCCACTTCTCCACCGAAGCGGCACGAAGAACCACCTCCACCGCCGGTTCCGGCGGCACCGGCGGAGTAGACACACTAGGACGCAGGCTTCTCAGTCTCGTGTATCCAAAACGAAGCGCAGTCATCGCAATCAACAAATGGAAGGAAGAAGGCCACACACTCCCCTCCAAGTACCAGCTCAATCGTATGGTTCGCGAACTCCGCAAGAACAAACGCTTCAAACACGCGCTCGAG GTATGTGAATGGATGACATTGCAGAAGGATATCAAGCTAGTGGAAGGAGACTATGCCGTTCACTTGGATTTGATAACCAAAGTTCGCGGTTTAAACAGTGCAGAAAAATTCTTCGAGGATCTTCCCGACAAGATGAGAGGCCAACCGACCTGCACCGCTCTTCTCCATGCTTATGTACAAAACAATTTGGTTGATAAAGCGGAAGCCCTTGTGTCAAAAATGTCGGAATGTGGTTATATGCGAAGTCCTTTGCCTTATAATCACATGATGTCGCTGTATATCTCGAAAGGGAAGATAGATAAGGTTCCTAAACTTTTTGAGGAACTAGAGGTTAATACTTCTCCGGATGTTGTTACCTTCAATTTGTTGTTGACGGCTTGTGCTTCGGAAAATGACGTTGAAACTGCAGAAAGGGTAATGCTTCAGTTAAAGAAGGCAAAAGTAGACCCGGACTGGGTAACGTATAGTACATTGACGAATTTGTACATAAGAAATGCTAGCGTAAAGAATGATTGTTTAGAAAAAGCGGCATCTACTTTGAAGGAGATGGAGAAGAGAACCTGGCGGAAAACTCGACCTGCATATTCCTCTCTCTTGAGTTTGCATGCGAACATGGGGAATGTGGACGAAGTTAATCGGATATGGAAGAAAATGAAGGATTGCTTTCGCAAAATGAGTGATGAAGAGTACATTTGCATGATATCATCGCTTGTGAAGCTTGGAGACTTTGCTGGAGTTGAGAATCTCTATAGGGAGTGGGAATCTGTTTCTGGTACCAATGATGTCAGAGTTTCAAACTTACTTCTTACTTCATATGTTGACCAAGGCCAGATGGAAATGGCTGAAAATTTCTGTAATCAGTTAGTGGAAAAGGGTGTCTGTCTTACTTACACGACGTGGGAGCTACTTACAAGGGGGTACTTGAAAAAGAGCGATGTAAAAAAATTTCTGTTTTATTTTAGGAAAGCTATATCTAGTGTGAACACTTGGATTCCTGATCCTATTTTAGTACAAGAAGCATTCACAGTCATGGAGAAGCAAGTTCATATTGAAGGAGCAGAACAATTGTTGGTTATCCTTCGAAATGCTGGGCATGTGAATACTAATATATATAACCTATTTTTGAAAACTTATGCTGCAGCTGGTAAAATGCCTCTCATTGTTGCTGAGAGGATGAAAAAGGACAACGTTCTTCCGGATGAAGAGACACATAGGCTCTTGGATCTAACTGGTAAAATGTGTGTGAGCGATGTTTCTGGGGTTCTGTCCTAA
- the LOC131656438 gene encoding uncharacterized protein LOC131656438, translated as MATTIVHDDCEVGFEEGMLWLPSYVLDEASIFRTRLLFYLINFFNIVPFLQLCIRNHHQNQKVLNQQKLHHHKSSGESESISASRFSISHQRPKLVNHGIGNGMRAIFLESRNGSCGTGVFLPQRADTKFQPRKRPACAPVLLPARVVEALNINVHALGVQISPPQAQKYKPKCREAYYKSSTEKKNDQKDASKQCSYISKSKCSSQEIFLPKEWTY; from the exons ATGGCCACTACTATTGTTCATGATGATTGTGAAGTTGGTTTTGAAGAAGGAATGCTCTGGTTACCCTCTTATGTTCTCGACGAGGCAAGCATTTTTCGAACTCG acttttattttatcttataaatttttttaatatagttcCCTTTCTTCAGCTATGTATAAGAAATCACCATCAAAATCAAAAGGTACTAAATCAACAAAAGTTGCATCATCACAAATCATCTGGAGAATCAGAATCAATATCTGCTTCAAGGTTTTCAATTTCACACCAAAGGCCAAAACTCGTGAACCATGGCATTGGAAACGGAATGCGGGCTATTTTTTTAGAATCGAGGAATGGATCCTGTGGTACTGGCGTGTTTTTACCTCAAAGAGCAGACACAAAGTTCCAACCAAGAAAAAGGCCAG CTTGTGCACCAGTCCTACTTCCCGCCCGAGTTGTTGAAGCTCTAAACATAAATGTCCATGCATTAGGTGTGCAGATTTCACCTCCACAAG CTCAGAAATATAAACCAAAATGCAGAGAAGCGTACTATAAAAGTTCAACCGAAAAGAAAAATGACCAGAAAGACGCTTCTAAGCAATGTAGTTATATATCTAAGAGTAAATGTTCTTCTCAAGAGATATTTCTCCCAAAGGAATGGACTTACTAA
- the LOC131644404 gene encoding pentatricopeptide repeat-containing protein At4g02820, mitochondrial isoform X2 codes for MSLRSIGKYLALARHFSTEAARRTTSTAGSGGTGGVDTLGRRLLSLVYPKRSAVIAINKWKEEGHTLPSKYQLNRMVRELRKNKRFKHALEKDIKLVEGDYAVHLDLITKVRGLNSAEKFFEDLPDKMRGQPTCTALLHAYVQNNLVDKAEALVSKMSECGYMRSPLPYNHMMSLYISKGKIDKVPKLFEELEVNTSPDVVTFNLLLTACASENDVETAERVMLQLKKAKVDPDWVTYSTLTNLYIRNASVKNDCLEKAASTLKEMEKRTWRKTRPAYSSLLSLHANMGNVDEVNRIWKKMKDCFRKMSDEEYICMISSLVKLGDFAGVENLYREWESVSGTNDVRVSNLLLTSYVDQGQMEMAENFCNQLVEKGVCLTYTTWELLTRGYLKKSDVKKFLFYFRKAISSVNTWIPDPILVQEAFTVMEKQVHIEGAEQLLVILRNAGHVNTNIYNLFLKTYAAAGKMPLIVAERMKKDNVLPDEETHRLLDLTGKMCVSDVSGVLS; via the exons ATGTCGCTTCGTTCCATCGGAAAATATCTCGCACTCGCTCGCCACTTCTCCACCGAAGCGGCACGAAGAACCACCTCCACCGCCGGTTCCGGCGGCACCGGCGGAGTAGACACACTAGGACGCAGGCTTCTCAGTCTCGTGTATCCAAAACGAAGCGCAGTCATCGCAATCAACAAATGGAAGGAAGAAGGCCACACACTCCCCTCCAAGTACCAGCTCAATCGTATGGTTCGCGAACTCCGCAAGAACAAACGCTTCAAACACGCGCTCGAG AAGGATATCAAGCTAGTGGAAGGAGACTATGCCGTTCACTTGGATTTGATAACCAAAGTTCGCGGTTTAAACAGTGCAGAAAAATTCTTCGAGGATCTTCCCGACAAGATGAGAGGCCAACCGACCTGCACCGCTCTTCTCCATGCTTATGTACAAAACAATTTGGTTGATAAAGCGGAAGCCCTTGTGTCAAAAATGTCGGAATGTGGTTATATGCGAAGTCCTTTGCCTTATAATCACATGATGTCGCTGTATATCTCGAAAGGGAAGATAGATAAGGTTCCTAAACTTTTTGAGGAACTAGAGGTTAATACTTCTCCGGATGTTGTTACCTTCAATTTGTTGTTGACGGCTTGTGCTTCGGAAAATGACGTTGAAACTGCAGAAAGGGTAATGCTTCAGTTAAAGAAGGCAAAAGTAGACCCGGACTGGGTAACGTATAGTACATTGACGAATTTGTACATAAGAAATGCTAGCGTAAAGAATGATTGTTTAGAAAAAGCGGCATCTACTTTGAAGGAGATGGAGAAGAGAACCTGGCGGAAAACTCGACCTGCATATTCCTCTCTCTTGAGTTTGCATGCGAACATGGGGAATGTGGACGAAGTTAATCGGATATGGAAGAAAATGAAGGATTGCTTTCGCAAAATGAGTGATGAAGAGTACATTTGCATGATATCATCGCTTGTGAAGCTTGGAGACTTTGCTGGAGTTGAGAATCTCTATAGGGAGTGGGAATCTGTTTCTGGTACCAATGATGTCAGAGTTTCAAACTTACTTCTTACTTCATATGTTGACCAAGGCCAGATGGAAATGGCTGAAAATTTCTGTAATCAGTTAGTGGAAAAGGGTGTCTGTCTTACTTACACGACGTGGGAGCTACTTACAAGGGGGTACTTGAAAAAGAGCGATGTAAAAAAATTTCTGTTTTATTTTAGGAAAGCTATATCTAGTGTGAACACTTGGATTCCTGATCCTATTTTAGTACAAGAAGCATTCACAGTCATGGAGAAGCAAGTTCATATTGAAGGAGCAGAACAATTGTTGGTTATCCTTCGAAATGCTGGGCATGTGAATACTAATATATATAACCTATTTTTGAAAACTTATGCTGCAGCTGGTAAAATGCCTCTCATTGTTGCTGAGAGGATGAAAAAGGACAACGTTCTTCCGGATGAAGAGACACATAGGCTCTTGGATCTAACTGGTAAAATGTGTGTGAGCGATGTTTCTGGGGTTCTGTCCTAA